The Daucus carota subsp. sativus chromosome 7, DH1 v3.0, whole genome shotgun sequence genome window below encodes:
- the LOC108194392 gene encoding ENHANCER OF AG-4 protein 2 isoform X1, producing the protein MAGGRRRGAKGAKTKSELNLGDLVLAKVKGHPAWPAKIGRPEDWDKTPDPKKCFVHFFGTDEIAFVAPADIQEFTSETKNKLAARCKGKTVKYFVTAVREICAAFEELQDKSSSGRGADTDVDELHRDRVQKVTEDHNCELDQCSHRHGEMDYQDIKSDISKKNKIFKEEANYTNKDKLPVSSPGNLIGPKKEPMSNDSSKEDTVVPSKPSKMMTGTEGGSKDNSYSEAKGHSSGGGVRDGSSPPPSSVHPKYLDSGLKESINGHKSKKIISGSRRLLQDDAQVQKVNSSGAVRSSLPIVSGGNVDINISGEGVQNRSGSIGGISHSSPNKSRSNMDAPKDQNKKQSLKDKVHLKRAEDLPDSKGTFRKLETGDLTGETKSHLGHGKHKLATDEVSHHAKSFKSADIDMTKGSVQKTRKSGHLENKAGSAEFKRSVLQGNAEDCLVPRDEDVLPPAKRLRQAPEIVVSSSTRMFDNKLGKASVHRNDPLSSDKAKSPVGQYPKKRRAVRLYDDDDDKPKTPVHGGSIFKGDAPSCILGPVKNGSAHSGKASDTLDDGGSSKVSLPTVKRLNESLPSISYKHSEVGKRRQSSNSHIFTSPVKSEFAKRSSEEVRPVRVSPVCSPLPASTVRPVLESPKPNIPLVKVSDNTVHQNSQAGLDKNMAVVPDSLDRTINQGILDRNKSIPSVDRKKDASKLSSRASDSVLLTEKTLDVLFSDGDRVEKDKEASREDKTFLPSDLKSEDSALSMKHLIAVAQAKRKEAHSQSFSHGDSFLDVSGGSPSFMFAVPPVQPSSSIQADMQGSYSYSSSTSPASHIRKPSLDNNHDIENFDDRRIGSGHRAVGDPLSGSTEAAVARDAFEGMIETLSRTKESIGRATRLAIDCAKHGIANEVVELLIHKLETESSLHRKIDLFFLVDSITQCSHSQKGIAGASYIPIVQASLPRLLGAAAPPGTGARENRRQCLKVLRLWFERKILPESILRRFMDDIGASNNDDISAGSFLRRPSRAERAVDDPIREMEGMLVDEYGSNATFQLPGFVTSHVFDEEEEEEEELQITQNSCKERADRSPPERNTPVEEAEKFSITPSDRRHCVLEDVDGELEMEDVSVHQKDEKVLTEDAPLETVPKEQGLNRTFDAGLSSSEQFPFPMGSPPSPPGSPPPTPPLPDSPIPVSLPPPPPSSPSPPPPPPPPLPPQVQSHPTPPAGMLPSVIPHPSVLPPLPVLPQHLHSIQSSAPSSSSNLAYQRQDAQLPQLAGNNPHAAHLDVNSRNEMYPQPHPYTNPQAPQPSQQFQTVPLSQRSFHPAPPPQVPSSHFSYSNPIVQQRPQHPYPQPYKLPSHPDAPRQYHTDDKWRMQANEFSTNNQHGPWMNGVRSSLLPVPSYGHEGYFRPPMDRLPPPIPTSFQQSAVNAIPAGPPIAGHVGPQMMPPRPDLSSLGPWKPT; encoded by the exons ATGGCTGGAGGCCGTAGACGAGGAGCGAAAGGTGCGAAAACGAAGAGTGAATTGAACTTAGGCGATCTCGTTCTCGCTAAAGTCAAAGGTCATCCTGCTTGGCCTGCTAag ATTGGCAGACCTGAAGACTGGGATAAAACTCCTGATCCTAAGAAATGTTTCGTACACTTCTTCGGAACAGATGAAAT AGCATTTGTTGCTCCTGCTGATATTCAGGAATTTACCAGTGAGACAAAGAATAAATTGGCAGCTCGATGCAAAGGTAAAACTGTTAAATACTTTGTTACTGCTGTGAGGGAAATATGTGCAGCATTTGAGGAGTTGCAGGATAAAAGTTCAAGCGGCAGAGGAGCTGACACTGATGTAGATGAGCTGCATAGAGACAGGGTGCAGAAAGTCACAGAGGATCACAATTGTGAATTGGATCAATGTTCACACAGACATGGTGAGATGGATTACCAAGACATAAAATCTGATATCTCGAAAAAGAACAAAATTTTCAAAGAGGAAGCTAATTATACGAATAAAGATAAATTACCAGTATCTAGTCCAGGCAATTTAATTGGTCCAAAGAAAGAACCCATGTCTAATGATAGTAGCAAGGAGGACACTGTAGTTCCGTCAAAGCCCTCTAAGATGATGACTGGTACTGAAGGCGGTAGTAAGGATAACAGTTATTCGGAGGCAAAAGGGCACTCTTCGGGTGGAGGTGTACGGGACGGTTCTTCACCTCCGCCTTCATCAGTTCATCCCAAGTACCTTGACAGTGGGCTTAAAGAATCTATAAATGGACACAAGTCAAAGAAGATAATCTCTGGGTCAAGGAGACTGCTACAAGATGATGCTCAAGTGCAAAAAGTTAATAGTTCTGGTGCTGTCAGATCATCTTTACCTATTGTTTCTGGTGGTAATGTTGATATCAACATATCTGGTGAAGGTGTACAAAATAGATCAGGTTCAATTGGTGGCATAAGTCATTCATCTCCAAATAAGTCAAGATCTAATATGGATGCTCCTAAGGATCAGAATAAAAAACAATCATTGAAAGATAAAGTGCATCTTAAAAGGGCTGAAGATTTGCCAGACAGCAAGGGCACATTTAGAAAGCTTGAAACTGGTGACCTTACTGGGGAAACAAAGTCCCATCTTGGTCATGGAAAGCATAAATTGGCAACTGATGAGGTTTCACATCATGCTAAAAGTTTCAAATCTGCAGATATTGATATGACTAAAGGGTCTGTTCAGAAAACCAGGAAAAGTGGCCATCTTGAAAATAAAGCAGGTAGTGCAGAGTTTAAGAGGTCTGTGTTGCAAGGCAATGCTGAAGACTGCTTAGTGCCCCGGGATGAGGACGTTTTGCCGCCTGCCAAGCGGCTTCGTCAGGCACCTGAAATTGTTGTTAGCTCTTCCACAAGGATGTTTGATAACAAATTGGGAAAAGCTTCTGTTCATAGAAATGACCCTTTGTCTTCTGATAAAGCCAAATCACCTGTTGGTCAATATCCCAAAAAGCGGAGAGCTGTTCGCCTAtatgacgatgatgatgataagCCAAAGACTCCAGTTCATGGTGGATCTATCTTTAAGGGTGATGCACCTTCATGTATCTTGGGTCCTGTAAAAAATGGTTCTGCTCATAGTGGAAAGGCATCAGATACTCTTGATGATGGTGGCTCATCGAAGGTGTCTTTGCCAACTGTCAAACGACTAAATGAGTCGTTGCCTTCAATTTCATATAAACATTCAGAGGTAGGAAAGCGGAGACAATCATCAAACTCACATATTTTCACCAGTCCTGTGAAATCAGAATTTGCTAAGAGATCTTCTGAGGAGGTTAGACCAGTTAGAGTTTCTCCAGTATGTTCTCCCTTGCCGGCTTCTACTGTGAGACCTGTCTTAGAATCTCCAAAACCCAATATACCCTTAGTCAAGGTATCTGATAATACTGTTCATCAGAATTCTCAAGCTGGGTTGGACAAGAACATGGCTGTTGTCCCTGATAGCTTGGATCGTACTATAAATCAAGGAATACTTGACAGAAATAAATCCATTCCTTCTGTAGACAGAAAAAAAGATGCTTCAAAATTAAGCTCAAGAGCAAGCGACTCTGTTTTATTAACGGAGAAAACCCTGGATGTTCTTTTCTCCGATGGTGACAG GGTGGAGAAAGACAAAGAAGCTAGCCGAGAAGATAAAACTTTTTTACCCTCAGATTTGAAGAGTGAGGACTCTGCTTTGTCTATGAAGCATCTTATTGCAGTTGCTCAGGCGAAAAGAAAAGAAGCTCATTCTCAAAGCTTTTCTCATGGCGATTCTTTTCTGGATGTATCTGGAGGGAGTCCCAGCTTTATGTTTGCTGTTCCACCTGTTCAACCAAGCTCCAGTATTCAAGCTGATATGCAAGGATCTTATAGTTATTCATCATCAACTTCTCCAGCTTCTCACATTCGTAAGCCGTCCTTAGATAATAATCATGACATTGAGAACTTTGACGATCGAAGAATTGGTTCTGGACACCGAGCTGTGGGGGATCCTCTTAGTGGTAGTACTGAGGCCGCTGTTGCTCGTGATGCATTTGAAGGAATGATCGAGACATTGTCACGAACTAAAGAAAGTATTGGACGTGCAACTCGCCTCGCAATTGATTGTGCCAAGCATGGTATTGCCAATGAG GTTGTGGAACTTCTAATTCACAAGTTGGAAACCGAGTCTAGTTTGCATCGCAAAATTGACCTATTTTTTCTAGTGGATTCCATTACTCAATGCTCGCATAGTCAGAAAG GCATTGCTGGAGCTTCATATATTCCTATAGTTCAAGCTTCGTTACCTCGCCTCTTAGGAGCTGCTGCTCCTCCTGGAACTGGTGCGCGTGAGAACCGACGACAGTGTCTGAAG GTTTTGCGATTGTGGTTTGAGAGGAAGATCTTACCGGAATCTATTCTTCGAAGATTTATGGATGACATTGGAGCTTCAAATAATGATGATATATCTGCTGGATCTTTCTTAAGGCGTCCATCTCGAGCTGAGCGGGCAGTAGATGATCCTATTAGAGAGATGGAAGGCATGCTTGTTGATGAATATGGAAG CAATGCGACTTTTCAGTTGCCGGGTTTTGTGACTTCTCATGTTTTcgacgaagaagaagaagaggaggaaGAACTTCAAATTACTCAAAATTCATGTAAAGAACGTGCTGATAGATCACCACCGGAGCGTAATACTCCAGTAGAAGAGGCTGAAAAGTTCTCAATCACCCCTAGTGACAGGCGCCACTGTGTCTTAGAGGATGTGGATggtgagcttgaaatggaggaTGTCTCAGTCCATCAGAAGGATGAAAAGGTTTTAACCGAGGATGCTCCTTTAGAAACTGTTCCTAAAGAGCAAGGTTTAAACAGAACTTTTGATGCTGGATTGAGCAGTTCTGAACAATTCCCTTTTCCTATGGGTTCTCCACCATCACCTCCTGGTTCTCCTCCTCCAACTCCCCCTTTGCCTGATTCACCAATACCAGTATCACTACCTCCTCCACCTCCATCATCTCCATCACCAcctcctccacctccacctccacttCCTCCACAGGTACAATCACATCCAACACCCCCTGCAGGCATGCTCCCATCTGTGATTCCTCATCCATCTGTACTGCCCCCACTTCCTGTGTTGCCTCAACATTTGCATTCAATTCAGTCATCAGCACCATCCTCTTCGTCAAATTTGGCATATCAACGTCAG GATGCTCAGCTTCCCCAGTTGGCTGGAAACAATCCTCATGCAGCTCATTTAGATGTCAATAGCAGGAATGAAATGTATCCTCAGCCACATCCATACACAAATCCTCAAGCTCCTCAACCCAGTCAACAATTTCAAACTGTGCCTTTGTCACAAAGATCTTTCCATCCTGCTCCACCTCCACAAGTCCCTTCAAGTCATTTTTCATATTCAAATCCAATAGTTCAGCAACGTCCTCAGCATCCATACCCTCAACCATACAAATTACCATCACATCCTGATGCACCAAGACAATATCATACTGATGACAAATGGAGGATGCAAGCAAATGAGTTTAGCACTAATAATCAGCATGGTCCATGGATGAATGGAGTGAGAAGTTCATTGTTACCAGTCCCCTCGTATGGTCATGAAG GTTATTTTCGGCCACCTATGGACAGGCTGCCGCCTCCAATTCCTACAAGTTTCCAACAATCTGCTGTTAATGCAATTCCAGCTGGACCCCCAATTGCAG GCCATGTTGGTCCCCAGATGATGCCTCCTAGACCAGACTTGAGTTCTCTTGGACCCTGGAAGCCAACTTAA
- the LOC108194392 gene encoding ENHANCER OF AG-4 protein 2 isoform X2 yields MDYQDIKSDISKKNKIFKEEANYTNKDKLPVSSPGNLIGPKKEPMSNDSSKEDTVVPSKPSKMMTGTEGGSKDNSYSEAKGHSSGGGVRDGSSPPPSSVHPKYLDSGLKESINGHKSKKIISGSRRLLQDDAQVQKVNSSGAVRSSLPIVSGGNVDINISGEGVQNRSGSIGGISHSSPNKSRSNMDAPKDQNKKQSLKDKVHLKRAEDLPDSKGTFRKLETGDLTGETKSHLGHGKHKLATDEVSHHAKSFKSADIDMTKGSVQKTRKSGHLENKAGSAEFKRSVLQGNAEDCLVPRDEDVLPPAKRLRQAPEIVVSSSTRMFDNKLGKASVHRNDPLSSDKAKSPVGQYPKKRRAVRLYDDDDDKPKTPVHGGSIFKGDAPSCILGPVKNGSAHSGKASDTLDDGGSSKVSLPTVKRLNESLPSISYKHSEVGKRRQSSNSHIFTSPVKSEFAKRSSEEVRPVRVSPVCSPLPASTVRPVLESPKPNIPLVKVSDNTVHQNSQAGLDKNMAVVPDSLDRTINQGILDRNKSIPSVDRKKDASKLSSRASDSVLLTEKTLDVLFSDGDRVEKDKEASREDKTFLPSDLKSEDSALSMKHLIAVAQAKRKEAHSQSFSHGDSFLDVSGGSPSFMFAVPPVQPSSSIQADMQGSYSYSSSTSPASHIRKPSLDNNHDIENFDDRRIGSGHRAVGDPLSGSTEAAVARDAFEGMIETLSRTKESIGRATRLAIDCAKHGIANEVVELLIHKLETESSLHRKIDLFFLVDSITQCSHSQKGIAGASYIPIVQASLPRLLGAAAPPGTGARENRRQCLKVLRLWFERKILPESILRRFMDDIGASNNDDISAGSFLRRPSRAERAVDDPIREMEGMLVDEYGSNATFQLPGFVTSHVFDEEEEEEEELQITQNSCKERADRSPPERNTPVEEAEKFSITPSDRRHCVLEDVDGELEMEDVSVHQKDEKVLTEDAPLETVPKEQGLNRTFDAGLSSSEQFPFPMGSPPSPPGSPPPTPPLPDSPIPVSLPPPPPSSPSPPPPPPPPLPPQVQSHPTPPAGMLPSVIPHPSVLPPLPVLPQHLHSIQSSAPSSSSNLAYQRQDAQLPQLAGNNPHAAHLDVNSRNEMYPQPHPYTNPQAPQPSQQFQTVPLSQRSFHPAPPPQVPSSHFSYSNPIVQQRPQHPYPQPYKLPSHPDAPRQYHTDDKWRMQANEFSTNNQHGPWMNGVRSSLLPVPSYGHEGYFRPPMDRLPPPIPTSFQQSAVNAIPAGPPIAGHVGPQMMPPRPDLSSLGPWKPT; encoded by the exons ATGGATTACCAAGACATAAAATCTGATATCTCGAAAAAGAACAAAATTTTCAAAGAGGAAGCTAATTATACGAATAAAGATAAATTACCAGTATCTAGTCCAGGCAATTTAATTGGTCCAAAGAAAGAACCCATGTCTAATGATAGTAGCAAGGAGGACACTGTAGTTCCGTCAAAGCCCTCTAAGATGATGACTGGTACTGAAGGCGGTAGTAAGGATAACAGTTATTCGGAGGCAAAAGGGCACTCTTCGGGTGGAGGTGTACGGGACGGTTCTTCACCTCCGCCTTCATCAGTTCATCCCAAGTACCTTGACAGTGGGCTTAAAGAATCTATAAATGGACACAAGTCAAAGAAGATAATCTCTGGGTCAAGGAGACTGCTACAAGATGATGCTCAAGTGCAAAAAGTTAATAGTTCTGGTGCTGTCAGATCATCTTTACCTATTGTTTCTGGTGGTAATGTTGATATCAACATATCTGGTGAAGGTGTACAAAATAGATCAGGTTCAATTGGTGGCATAAGTCATTCATCTCCAAATAAGTCAAGATCTAATATGGATGCTCCTAAGGATCAGAATAAAAAACAATCATTGAAAGATAAAGTGCATCTTAAAAGGGCTGAAGATTTGCCAGACAGCAAGGGCACATTTAGAAAGCTTGAAACTGGTGACCTTACTGGGGAAACAAAGTCCCATCTTGGTCATGGAAAGCATAAATTGGCAACTGATGAGGTTTCACATCATGCTAAAAGTTTCAAATCTGCAGATATTGATATGACTAAAGGGTCTGTTCAGAAAACCAGGAAAAGTGGCCATCTTGAAAATAAAGCAGGTAGTGCAGAGTTTAAGAGGTCTGTGTTGCAAGGCAATGCTGAAGACTGCTTAGTGCCCCGGGATGAGGACGTTTTGCCGCCTGCCAAGCGGCTTCGTCAGGCACCTGAAATTGTTGTTAGCTCTTCCACAAGGATGTTTGATAACAAATTGGGAAAAGCTTCTGTTCATAGAAATGACCCTTTGTCTTCTGATAAAGCCAAATCACCTGTTGGTCAATATCCCAAAAAGCGGAGAGCTGTTCGCCTAtatgacgatgatgatgataagCCAAAGACTCCAGTTCATGGTGGATCTATCTTTAAGGGTGATGCACCTTCATGTATCTTGGGTCCTGTAAAAAATGGTTCTGCTCATAGTGGAAAGGCATCAGATACTCTTGATGATGGTGGCTCATCGAAGGTGTCTTTGCCAACTGTCAAACGACTAAATGAGTCGTTGCCTTCAATTTCATATAAACATTCAGAGGTAGGAAAGCGGAGACAATCATCAAACTCACATATTTTCACCAGTCCTGTGAAATCAGAATTTGCTAAGAGATCTTCTGAGGAGGTTAGACCAGTTAGAGTTTCTCCAGTATGTTCTCCCTTGCCGGCTTCTACTGTGAGACCTGTCTTAGAATCTCCAAAACCCAATATACCCTTAGTCAAGGTATCTGATAATACTGTTCATCAGAATTCTCAAGCTGGGTTGGACAAGAACATGGCTGTTGTCCCTGATAGCTTGGATCGTACTATAAATCAAGGAATACTTGACAGAAATAAATCCATTCCTTCTGTAGACAGAAAAAAAGATGCTTCAAAATTAAGCTCAAGAGCAAGCGACTCTGTTTTATTAACGGAGAAAACCCTGGATGTTCTTTTCTCCGATGGTGACAG GGTGGAGAAAGACAAAGAAGCTAGCCGAGAAGATAAAACTTTTTTACCCTCAGATTTGAAGAGTGAGGACTCTGCTTTGTCTATGAAGCATCTTATTGCAGTTGCTCAGGCGAAAAGAAAAGAAGCTCATTCTCAAAGCTTTTCTCATGGCGATTCTTTTCTGGATGTATCTGGAGGGAGTCCCAGCTTTATGTTTGCTGTTCCACCTGTTCAACCAAGCTCCAGTATTCAAGCTGATATGCAAGGATCTTATAGTTATTCATCATCAACTTCTCCAGCTTCTCACATTCGTAAGCCGTCCTTAGATAATAATCATGACATTGAGAACTTTGACGATCGAAGAATTGGTTCTGGACACCGAGCTGTGGGGGATCCTCTTAGTGGTAGTACTGAGGCCGCTGTTGCTCGTGATGCATTTGAAGGAATGATCGAGACATTGTCACGAACTAAAGAAAGTATTGGACGTGCAACTCGCCTCGCAATTGATTGTGCCAAGCATGGTATTGCCAATGAG GTTGTGGAACTTCTAATTCACAAGTTGGAAACCGAGTCTAGTTTGCATCGCAAAATTGACCTATTTTTTCTAGTGGATTCCATTACTCAATGCTCGCATAGTCAGAAAG GCATTGCTGGAGCTTCATATATTCCTATAGTTCAAGCTTCGTTACCTCGCCTCTTAGGAGCTGCTGCTCCTCCTGGAACTGGTGCGCGTGAGAACCGACGACAGTGTCTGAAG GTTTTGCGATTGTGGTTTGAGAGGAAGATCTTACCGGAATCTATTCTTCGAAGATTTATGGATGACATTGGAGCTTCAAATAATGATGATATATCTGCTGGATCTTTCTTAAGGCGTCCATCTCGAGCTGAGCGGGCAGTAGATGATCCTATTAGAGAGATGGAAGGCATGCTTGTTGATGAATATGGAAG CAATGCGACTTTTCAGTTGCCGGGTTTTGTGACTTCTCATGTTTTcgacgaagaagaagaagaggaggaaGAACTTCAAATTACTCAAAATTCATGTAAAGAACGTGCTGATAGATCACCACCGGAGCGTAATACTCCAGTAGAAGAGGCTGAAAAGTTCTCAATCACCCCTAGTGACAGGCGCCACTGTGTCTTAGAGGATGTGGATggtgagcttgaaatggaggaTGTCTCAGTCCATCAGAAGGATGAAAAGGTTTTAACCGAGGATGCTCCTTTAGAAACTGTTCCTAAAGAGCAAGGTTTAAACAGAACTTTTGATGCTGGATTGAGCAGTTCTGAACAATTCCCTTTTCCTATGGGTTCTCCACCATCACCTCCTGGTTCTCCTCCTCCAACTCCCCCTTTGCCTGATTCACCAATACCAGTATCACTACCTCCTCCACCTCCATCATCTCCATCACCAcctcctccacctccacctccacttCCTCCACAGGTACAATCACATCCAACACCCCCTGCAGGCATGCTCCCATCTGTGATTCCTCATCCATCTGTACTGCCCCCACTTCCTGTGTTGCCTCAACATTTGCATTCAATTCAGTCATCAGCACCATCCTCTTCGTCAAATTTGGCATATCAACGTCAG GATGCTCAGCTTCCCCAGTTGGCTGGAAACAATCCTCATGCAGCTCATTTAGATGTCAATAGCAGGAATGAAATGTATCCTCAGCCACATCCATACACAAATCCTCAAGCTCCTCAACCCAGTCAACAATTTCAAACTGTGCCTTTGTCACAAAGATCTTTCCATCCTGCTCCACCTCCACAAGTCCCTTCAAGTCATTTTTCATATTCAAATCCAATAGTTCAGCAACGTCCTCAGCATCCATACCCTCAACCATACAAATTACCATCACATCCTGATGCACCAAGACAATATCATACTGATGACAAATGGAGGATGCAAGCAAATGAGTTTAGCACTAATAATCAGCATGGTCCATGGATGAATGGAGTGAGAAGTTCATTGTTACCAGTCCCCTCGTATGGTCATGAAG GTTATTTTCGGCCACCTATGGACAGGCTGCCGCCTCCAATTCCTACAAGTTTCCAACAATCTGCTGTTAATGCAATTCCAGCTGGACCCCCAATTGCAG GCCATGTTGGTCCCCAGATGATGCCTCCTAGACCAGACTTGAGTTCTCTTGGACCCTGGAAGCCAACTTAA
- the LOC108194066 gene encoding pentatricopeptide repeat-containing protein At1g09220, mitochondrial, producing MGSIRIKQRQLLHFERALTMRTSKQHRPHCNYLISLLLNHYNHRVIQQIHAQTLTSKSHSHKLINTLLRHYALSDSPQLALSFFKHLRSRENPFSFDSFALSFIVKSTANLKDWTSGSELHCVITKCGFGVHVYVQTALMNMYGECGWLGDARKVFDEMPLRNSVSWNVLITGFAKWGGVDKAREVFELMPGKNVVSWTCVIDGYTRVNRAREALGMFRRMVDEGVRTSELTMLAVFPSVWSVRWLELCRCVHGYVEKSGFCVGDIRVSNSLIDVYAKCGSVEGAFRVFECISEERKNVVSWTSIIACCAAYGMVKEAVENFKKMQSMGFEPNRVTFLCIINACSHGGLVDEGLHFFKKMVYECGIVPDVKHYGCLVDMLGRAGRLDEAEKMANDIPTKMVTVVIWRTLLGACSFYGDAHMGERVTRKIMEMERGYAGDYVLLSNIFVDVGRYTDSERVRGVMEKSNALKAPGMSLA from the coding sequence ATGGGATCGATACGTATAAAACAACGtcagttgttacattttgagcGCGCTCTAACCATGAGAACTTCGAAACAACACAGACCTCACTGCAACTACTTGATCTCCTTATTACTCAACCACTACAATCACCGAGTGATCCAACAAATCCACGCCCAAACACTCACTTCAAAATCACACTCACACAAACTCATCAACACTCTTCTCCGCCACTACGCGCTCAGCGACTCTCCGCAACTGGCTCTCTCATTCTTCAAACACCTCAGGAGTCGAGAAAATCCCTTCTCTTTCGACAGCTTCGCGCTCTCTTTTATCGTGAAATCCACGGCGAATTTGAAGGATTGGACAAGTGGGTCGGAGCTGCATTGTGTGATTACGAAGTGTGGGTTCGGGGTTCATGTTTATGTGCAGACTGCGTTGATGAATATGTACGGGGAGTGTGGGTGGTTGGGTGATGCGcggaaggtgtttgatgaaatgccgcTGAGGAATAGTGTGAGTTGGAATGTTTTGATTACTGGGTTTGCGAAGTGGGGTGGTGTGGATAAGGCTAGGGAAGTGTTTGAGTTGATGCCGGGGAAGAATGTGGTTTCTTGGACTTGTGTGATTGATGGGTATACTCGGGTGAACCGGGCTAGGGAGGCGTTGGGTATGTTTAGGAGGATGGTGGATGAGGGTGTTAGGACGAGTGAGTTGACAATGCTGGCAGTTTTTCCTTCTGTTTGGAGTGTACGGTGGCTTGAACTTTGTCGGTGTGTTCATGGTTATGTAGAGAAAAGTGGGTTTTGTGTGGGTGATATTAGGGTTTCTAATTCGCTTATTGATGTTTATGCAAAATGTGGTAGTGTGGAGGGTGCTTTTAGAGTTTTTGAGTGTATTTCTGAGGAAAGGAAGAATGTGGTTTCTTGGACGTCGATTATAGCTTGTTGTGCAGCGTATGGGATGGTGAAAGAAGCTGTtgagaactttaaaaaaatGCAGAGCATGGGTTTTGAGCCTAATCGAGTAACATTCTTGTGTATAATTAATGCTTGTAGTCATGGAGGTTTAGTTGATGAAGGGCTGCATTTCTTTAAAAAGATGGTATATGAATGTGGCATAGTGCCGGATGTGAAGCATTATGGGTGTCTTGTTGACATGCTAGGAAGAGCAGGGAGGCTTGACGAAGCAGAGAAGATGGCTAATGATATTCCAACTAAAATGGTCACTGTTGTTATTTGGAGAACTCTGCTTGGTGCTTGTAGCTTTTATGGTGATGCTCATATGGGAGAGAGAGTTACGAGAAAGATTATGGAGATGGAGAGGGGGTATGCTGGTGACTACGTGCTTTTGTCAAACATATTTGTTGATGTTGGTAGGTATACAGATTCAGAGAGAGTGAGGGGAGTAATGGAAAAGAGTAATGCTTTAAAAGCTCCTGGAATGAGCTTGGCTTGA
- the LOC108193814 gene encoding ATP-dependent Clp protease proteolytic subunit 2, mitochondrial, whose translation MRSLISRSLCHVSAGIGKTITGGHTSTFTHRRCYIPMVIEHSSRGERAYDIFSRLLKERIVYINGPISDDTSHVVVAQLLFLESENPSKPIHMYINSPGGAVTAGLAIYDTMQYIRSPISTICIGQAASMGSLLLAAGAKGERRSLPNARVMIHQPSGGYSGQAKDITIHTKEIVRIWDALNTLYVKHTGQPIEVIQKNMDRDYFMTPEEAKEFGIIDEVVDERPMALVTDAVRTEGKDKTST comes from the exons ATGCGAAGCCTCATTTCTCGGAGTCTGTGCCACGTCAGCGCCGGAATCGGGAAAACAATCACCGGCGGCCACACATCCACCTTCACTCACCGGAGATGTTATATTCCGATGGTGATTGAGCACTCATCTCGAGGAGAAAGAGCTTACGACATCTTCTCTCGTCTCCTCAAGGAGCGAATAGTGTACATAAACGGTCCTATCTCTGACGACACTTCGCACGTCGTAGTTGCGCAACTGCTTTTCCTTGAATCGGAGAATCCGTCCAAGCCGATTCATATGTACATCAACTCCCCCGGTGGCGCGGTCACAGCAG GTCTTGCAATATACGATACAATGCAGTATATTCGATCTCCAATCAGTACAATATGCATTGGTCAAGCTGCTTCAATGGGTTCCCTTCTCTTAGCTGCTGGTGCAAAGGGTGAGAGGAGGTCTCTTCCTAATGCCAGAGTTATGATTCATCAGCCATCAGGTGGGTATAGTGGACAGGCTAAAGACATAACCATTCACACCAAAGAAATTGTCCGGATTTGGGATGCACTAAATACACTGTATGTAAAGCATACAGGACAACCTATTGAAGTAATTCAGAAAAACATGGACCGGGATTATTTTATGACTCCAGAAGAGGCGAAAGAATTTGGAATTATTGATGAGGTCGTAGATGAGAGGCCAATGGCTCTAGTCACTGATGCTGTTAGGACTgaaggcaaagataaaacatcAACTTAA
- the LOC108194160 gene encoding large ribosomal subunit protein eL42, with the protein MVNVPKTKKTYCKSKDCRKHTLHKVTQYKKGKDSLAAQGKRRYDRKQSGYGGQTKPVFHKKAKTTKKIVLRLQCQGCKHVSQHPIKRCKHFEIGGDKKGKGTSLF; encoded by the exons ATG GTGAATGTCCCAAAGACAAAAAAGACTTACTGCAAGTCAAAGGACTGCCGCAAGCATACCTTACACAAGGTGACACAATATAAAAAGGGCAAAGATTCTTTGGCTGCCCAGGGAAAGCGCCGATATGACCGGAAACAATCTGGTTATGGTGGTCAAACAAAGCCTGTTTTTCACAAGAAG GCCAAGACCACTAAAAAGATTGTTTTGAGGCTTCAATGTCAAGGTTGCAAGCATGTATCTCAGCACCCAATCAAG AGATGCAAGCATTTTGAGATCGGTGGGGACAAGAAGGGGAAGGGAACATCTCTCTTTTAG